From a region of the Rhipicephalus microplus isolate Deutch F79 chromosome X, USDA_Rmic, whole genome shotgun sequence genome:
- the LOC142777033 gene encoding uncharacterized protein LOC142777033, translated as MAKQLLATERLPGNTNQLLMMQPTSAKAFIRCGKCGRVVRRRWIARRPRNTEAPFERAAFSPNANVDNRRTLTSRTKQRSSTEEEYEEKERLLQEICSLARDFGYKIKSRKAQPSAGQRVSVVVTRDTAGATLVPASLLTFDLLERIPQGTDIAATPGLSDETTTTANNQRQEASRNAEDRPDTEGAAQVVPRRRRAQAMTARADFEFIEKRWRHKRALKEKEHALEVERLAVEKLRIKRKQERSEKMHELKRDRTERELQLREREMEIRERQLQAQLDEVSQREQLSRFNKATQDAILKIVETICDKLAK; from the exons ATGGCAAAGCAGCTGCTTGCCACGGAACGTCTGCCAGGAAACACAAATCAGCTGCTGATGATGCAGCCCACGTCGGCAAAGGCGTTCATTCGCTGTGGAAAGTGCGGACGGGTGGTGAGACGACGCTGGATCGCTCGACGTCCGCGTAACACTGAGGCTCCCTTTGAACGGGCTGCATTCTCGCCAAATGCAAACGTGGACAATCGAAGGACGCTTACAAGCAGAACGAAGCAACG GTCGAGTACCGAAGAGGAGTacgaggaaaaagaaaggctgctACAAGAGATATGCAGCCTCGCAAGAGACTTCGGCTACAAGATCAAAAGCCGTAAAGCGCAGCCCTCTGCGGGTCAAAGGGTCAGTGTGGTTGTGACCCGCGACACTGCCGGTGCTACGTTGGTGCCAGCGTCACTACTCACCTTCG ACCTACTGGAGAGAATTCCACAGGGCACCGACATAGCTGCAACACCTGGCCTCTCGGACGAAACCACGACCACTGCTAATAACCAGCGGCAAGAGGCATCAAGAAATGCGGAAGACAGGCCTGATACTGAAGGAGCTGCCCAAGTTGTGCCTA GAAGACGCAGGGCTCAAGCAATGACGGCTAGGGCGGACTTCGAATTCATCGAGAAGAGGTGGAGACACAAGAGGGCCCTGAAAGAGAAGGAACACGCGCTTGAGGTGGAGCGTCTGGCCGTTGAAAAGCTCCGAATCAAGCGAAAGCAAGAACGCTCCGAGAAAATGCACGAGCTGAAACGAGACAGAACTGAAAGAGAGCTGCAACTGAGAGAGCGGGAAATGGAAATTCGCGAACGCCAGCTGCAAGCACAACTCGACGAAGTGAGCCAAAGAGAGCAGCTGTCGAGATTTAACAAGGCTACTCAAGACGCGATACTCAAAATTGTAGAAACTATTTGTGATAAGTTGGCAAAGTAA